From the Acidobacteriota bacterium genome, one window contains:
- a CDS encoding sigma-70 family RNA polymerase sigma factor, producing the protein MPESIEDILDSLTPFLISELRALGCAAPSPERDDLLQEIRLRIWQVLRENQGKKIIFFNAYVKKVVLSVFINEGQKTNREKKIFDAAKTDESRIDGYGRARPGAMDMLKEVVRESLGSVGAAKRRVLELRLEGFSFEEIARLHSWSLRRAQSTYYRGIADLKDILGKRGIDLED; encoded by the coding sequence ATGCCGGAATCCATAGAAGATATTCTCGATTCGCTGACGCCCTTCCTGATCTCGGAGCTCAGGGCCCTCGGCTGCGCCGCGCCTTCCCCCGAGAGGGACGACCTGCTCCAGGAGATCCGCCTGAGGATCTGGCAGGTTCTCAGGGAGAACCAGGGGAAAAAAATTATTTTTTTCAACGCCTATGTAAAAAAGGTGGTTTTGTCTGTCTTTATCAATGAAGGACAGAAGACCAACCGTGAGAAAAAGATCTTCGACGCGGCCAAGACCGACGAGTCTCGCATCGATGGATACGGGCGGGCCCGGCCGGGAGCGATGGACATGCTGAAGGAGGTCGTTCGCGAATCGCTCGGGAGCGTCGGGGCCGCCAAGCGCCGGGTCCTCGAGCTTCGCCTCGAGGGATTCTCCTTCGAGGAGATCGCCCGGCTCCATTCCTGGTCCCTCCGGAGGGCCCAGAGCACCTATTATCGCGGCATCGCCGACTTGAAGGATATACTGGGAAAAAGGGGGATCGACCTTGAAGACTGA
- a CDS encoding aspartate/glutamate racemase family protein gives MKSLSAFEDRPGGLTVIVTDSGLGGLLICAGLERRLRGTAGQGPVRLVYVNAWPDASRGYNDLPDMGARAAVFDRALAAMMSFRPDLILIACNTLSVVYEATSFSRFPAVPVTGILDEGAALFSGELLRDPAGVLALVGTRTTIGSGEHIRRMARRGLDPGRVVAEPCHGLAAAIDKDPDSPALPGLVDECVRRFSPRIPPEAPVYAGLACTHYAYVAESFRASLGRLTGSRVVILDPGERLVDGLTDGLARRPAGSGLRPVPVEVVSKVELAEAQRRAVARRLGPVSAAAAQALLDYRCEPDLFHGETS, from the coding sequence ATGAAAAGCCTCTCCGCCTTCGAGGACCGGCCCGGCGGCCTGACCGTCATCGTCACGGACTCCGGCCTGGGCGGGCTTCTTATCTGCGCCGGGCTCGAGCGGCGCCTGCGCGGGACGGCCGGCCAGGGCCCCGTCCGCCTCGTCTACGTCAACGCCTGGCCGGACGCGAGTCGCGGCTACAACGACCTGCCGGACATGGGCGCCAGGGCCGCCGTCTTCGACCGGGCCCTGGCCGCGATGATGTCCTTCCGGCCGGACCTCATCCTGATCGCCTGCAACACGCTGTCGGTCGTCTACGAAGCGACCTCTTTCAGCCGGTTCCCGGCCGTCCCCGTGACCGGCATCCTCGACGAAGGGGCGGCCCTGTTCTCCGGGGAGCTCCTGCGCGACCCCGCCGGGGTGCTCGCCCTCGTCGGCACACGGACGACCATCGGCTCGGGCGAACATATCCGGCGGATGGCCCGCCGGGGCCTGGACCCGGGCCGCGTCGTCGCCGAGCCCTGCCACGGCCTGGCCGCGGCCATCGACAAGGATCCCGACTCGCCGGCGCTGCCGGGTCTCGTCGACGAATGCGTCCGCCGGTTCTCGCCCCGGATCCCCCCCGAAGCGCCCGTCTACGCCGGGCTGGCCTGCACGCACTACGCTTATGTCGCCGAGTCCTTCCGGGCCTCGCTGGGACGGTTGACCGGATCGAGGGTCGTCATCCTCGATCCGGGCGAGCGCCTCGTCGACGGCCTGACCGACGGCCTGGCCCGGCGCCCGGCCGGCTCCGGCTTACGGCCCGTTCCCGTCGAGGTCGTTTCCAAGGTCGAGCTGGCCGAGGCCCAGCGGCGGGCCGTGGCCCGGCGCCTCGGGCCCGTTTCGGCGGCCGCGGCCCAGGCCCTTCTCGATTACCGCTGCGAACCCGATCTCTTCCACGGAGAAACGTCATGA
- a CDS encoding family 20 glycosylhydrolase yields MTDRRGARILWRWIRPVIALLLAGCASAPQGHGPARPAGPALVPAPLSLKAEPGTFALGPGTKIVVLEGQDGLTPVAAYLKDMLGRPAGLDIAVVAAPATSPEAAAPAGSIVLRLDDLQARVGDEGYLLEVKPDRIEIRAAAPAGAFYGAQTLRQLLPAAIERPAVPGSAAAAATAWTVPCVSVEDRPRFAWRGAMLDCSRHFFPKDFVLRWIDILASHKLNTFHWHLTDDQGWRIEIKKYPKLTEVGAWRVDREDKHWNAREPQKPGEAATYGGFYSQVEIRDVVAYAAARFITVVPEIEMPGHAMAALAAYPGLSCTGGPFTVKPGGYWPITDVFCPGNEKTFGFLEDMLTEVAALFPGPFVHIGGDEVDKTEWKRCPRCQARMKAEGLKDEQELQSYFTRRIERVLEGLGKRLVGWDEILEGGIAPRATVMSWRGTEGGIAAAKAGHDVVMSPTTHCYIDYYQGDPAVEPPSIGGFVPLSKVYAFDPAPEALTEAEAAHILGGQVNLWTEYVPNGRHAEYMALPRIAALAEAVWSPQARRDWPDFAARLGRLLPRYEQAGLNFARSAWLVDIRTGSQRGGTRAALTLATEIPGLDIRYTMDGADPGPASKLYRKPIVLKKTAKVRAAAFDGAEQASPAVASEEFVAHAALGRKPALALAFSPEHAAGGETGLTDGLLGSLDSGDGRWQGFEGTDLDAVIDLGGRKAVRSISLRALQNINSWIFLPAAVEFAVSADGKTYEIVGEVANDISPRLAEPTIKEFAARFEKRPVRRVRVRARSIGAVPGWHYGAGGKSWIFADEIVVE; encoded by the coding sequence ATGACCGATCGACGCGGAGCCCGGATATTATGGCGGTGGATTCGCCCCGTCATCGCGCTGCTCCTGGCCGGCTGCGCCTCGGCGCCCCAGGGTCACGGGCCGGCGCGACCGGCGGGGCCCGCGCTCGTGCCGGCGCCCCTGAGCTTGAAGGCCGAGCCGGGCACTTTCGCCCTCGGACCCGGAACGAAGATCGTCGTCCTTGAAGGACAGGACGGTTTGACGCCCGTGGCCGCGTATCTCAAGGACATGCTGGGCCGGCCGGCCGGGCTCGATATCGCCGTCGTCGCCGCGCCGGCGACCTCGCCCGAGGCCGCAGCGCCGGCCGGGTCCATCGTCCTCCGGCTCGACGATCTTCAGGCCCGCGTCGGGGACGAAGGCTATCTCCTCGAGGTCAAGCCGGACAGGATCGAGATCAGGGCCGCGGCGCCGGCCGGCGCCTTCTACGGCGCGCAGACCCTTCGCCAGCTCCTGCCGGCGGCCATCGAGCGGCCGGCCGTTCCGGGCTCGGCGGCGGCGGCCGCGACGGCCTGGACCGTCCCCTGCGTCTCCGTCGAGGACCGGCCCCGGTTCGCCTGGCGCGGGGCCATGCTCGACTGCTCCCGGCACTTCTTCCCCAAGGACTTCGTCCTGCGCTGGATCGACATCCTGGCCAGCCATAAGCTCAACACCTTCCACTGGCACCTGACCGACGACCAGGGCTGGCGCATCGAGATCAAGAAATATCCGAAGCTGACCGAAGTCGGGGCCTGGCGGGTCGACCGCGAGGACAAGCACTGGAACGCCCGCGAACCCCAGAAGCCGGGCGAGGCCGCGACCTACGGAGGCTTCTATAGCCAGGTTGAGATCCGCGATGTCGTGGCCTACGCCGCGGCGCGCTTCATCACCGTCGTCCCCGAGATCGAGATGCCCGGCCACGCCATGGCGGCCTTGGCCGCATATCCCGGACTCTCGTGCACCGGCGGCCCGTTCACGGTCAAGCCGGGCGGCTACTGGCCCATCACCGACGTCTTCTGCCCCGGCAACGAGAAGACGTTCGGGTTCCTGGAGGACATGCTGACCGAGGTCGCCGCCCTTTTCCCCGGCCCCTTCGTCCACATCGGCGGAGACGAGGTCGATAAGACCGAGTGGAAGCGCTGCCCCAGGTGCCAGGCCCGGATGAAGGCCGAAGGCCTCAAGGACGAGCAGGAGCTCCAGAGCTACTTCACCCGGCGCATCGAACGGGTCCTCGAAGGCCTGGGCAAGCGCCTGGTCGGCTGGGACGAGATCCTCGAGGGCGGAATCGCCCCGCGGGCCACGGTCATGTCCTGGCGCGGCACGGAAGGCGGCATCGCCGCCGCCAAGGCCGGGCACGACGTCGTCATGTCGCCGACGACCCACTGCTACATTGATTATTATCAGGGCGATCCGGCGGTCGAGCCGCCCTCGATCGGCGGCTTCGTGCCGCTCTCCAAGGTCTATGCCTTCGACCCCGCGCCCGAGGCCCTGACCGAAGCCGAGGCCGCCCACATCCTCGGCGGCCAGGTCAATCTCTGGACCGAATATGTCCCGAACGGCCGGCACGCCGAGTACATGGCCCTGCCCCGGATCGCGGCCCTGGCCGAAGCGGTCTGGTCGCCGCAGGCCCGGCGCGACTGGCCGGATTTCGCGGCCCGGCTTGGCCGGCTCCTCCCCCGCTATGAGCAGGCCGGCCTGAACTTCGCCCGGAGCGCCTGGCTCGTCGACATCAGGACCGGGTCGCAGCGGGGCGGCACCCGGGCCGCCCTGACGCTCGCGACCGAGATCCCCGGGCTCGACATCCGCTACACGATGGACGGCGCCGATCCCGGCCCGGCGTCAAAGCTCTACAGGAAGCCGATCGTCCTCAAGAAGACGGCCAAGGTCCGGGCGGCGGCCTTCGACGGGGCCGAACAGGCGAGCCCGGCCGTGGCGTCCGAAGAGTTCGTCGCGCACGCCGCGCTCGGCCGCAAGCCGGCCCTGGCCTTGGCCTTCAGCCCCGAGCACGCGGCCGGCGGCGAGACCGGCCTGACCGACGGCCTCCTCGGCTCGCTCGATTCGGGCGACGGCCGCTGGCAGGGCTTCGAGGGAACGGACCTCGACGCGGTCATCGACCTGGGCGGCCGAAAAGCCGTCCGCTCGATCTCCCTGAGGGCCCTGCAGAACATCAACTCCTGGATCTTCCTGCCGGCGGCGGTCGAGTTCGCCGTCTCCGCGGACGGAAAGACATACGAGATCGTCGGCGAGGTCGCGAACGATATCTCGCCGCGCCTGGCCGAACCGACCATCAAGGAATTCGCGGCCCGGTTCGAGAAGCGCCCCGTCCGCCGTGTCCGGGTCCGGGCCCGGTCGATCGGCGCCGTCCCCGGCTGGCACTACGGCGCGGGCGGCAAGTCCTGGATCTTCGCCGACGAGATCGTCGTCGAATAG
- a CDS encoding mannanase, whose amino-acid sequence MRKTVLLILTLSLAAWGCRGDKAAGTAAEGGPQASQAASAAFVTVKDGKFMLSGRPFYFVGANFWQGMNLAVDGPSGDRPRLLRELDRLRDLGVTNLRVMASSEGPNTEPYRMVPALMTSPGEYDGSVLDGLDFLLAEMGKRGQRAVMVLNNFWQWSGGMAQYVSWHEKTPIPYPGDYPKFVDYSAKFYGYPECQDWFRDHIAMIVGRTNPYTGLKYRDDPAVFSWELGNEPRRYPQGWIDDTSAYIHSLDPNHMVTTGSEGAPPEEKGQDFVKTHSSPGIDYVTIHIWPQNWDWYDPKRPATYKAKAEPLAIEYFKKLADQTKAMGKPLVLEEFGLARDWATKHNNYDPASTTTTKDLYYAALYKLVEDSIASGGPAMGDNFWAWAGEARPGGKPWVGDPPHEPAGWYSVYDADASTIAIISGHAKRIAELTK is encoded by the coding sequence ATGCGCAAGACCGTCCTCCTGATCCTCACGCTGAGCCTGGCCGCCTGGGGCTGCCGGGGCGACAAGGCCGCGGGGACCGCCGCCGAGGGCGGGCCGCAAGCCTCCCAGGCCGCCTCGGCCGCCTTTGTCACGGTCAAGGACGGCAAGTTCATGCTGTCGGGCAGGCCCTTCTATTTCGTCGGGGCCAACTTCTGGCAGGGCATGAACCTGGCCGTCGACGGGCCGAGCGGCGACCGGCCGCGGCTCCTGCGGGAGCTCGACCGTCTCCGCGACCTCGGCGTCACCAACCTGAGGGTCATGGCTTCCTCCGAGGGGCCGAACACGGAGCCTTACCGAATGGTCCCGGCCCTGATGACCTCGCCCGGGGAGTACGACGGCAGCGTCCTCGACGGCCTCGACTTCCTGCTGGCCGAGATGGGCAAAAGGGGCCAGCGCGCCGTCATGGTCCTCAACAACTTCTGGCAGTGGTCGGGCGGCATGGCCCAGTACGTCTCCTGGCACGAGAAGACGCCCATCCCGTATCCCGGCGATTATCCGAAGTTCGTCGATTACTCGGCCAAGTTCTACGGCTACCCCGAATGCCAGGACTGGTTCCGCGACCACATCGCCATGATCGTCGGGCGGACGAACCCCTACACCGGCCTCAAGTACCGGGACGACCCGGCCGTGTTCTCCTGGGAGCTCGGCAACGAGCCGCGCCGCTATCCCCAGGGCTGGATCGACGACACCTCCGCCTACATCCATTCGCTGGACCCGAACCACATGGTCACGACGGGCTCGGAGGGCGCGCCGCCTGAAGAGAAGGGCCAGGACTTCGTCAAGACCCATAGCTCGCCCGGGATCGACTACGTCACCATCCACATCTGGCCGCAGAACTGGGATTGGTACGACCCCAAGCGGCCGGCCACCTACAAGGCGAAAGCCGAGCCCCTGGCCATCGAATATTTCAAGAAGCTGGCCGATCAGACGAAGGCCATGGGCAAGCCCCTGGTCCTTGAGGAGTTCGGCCTGGCCCGCGATTGGGCCACTAAGCACAACAACTACGACCCGGCCTCGACGACGACGACGAAGGACCTCTACTACGCGGCCCTCTACAAGCTGGTCGAGGACTCGATCGCCTCGGGCGGCCCGGCCATGGGCGACAACTTCTGGGCCTGGGCGGGCGAGGCCCGGCCGGGCGGCAAGCCCTGGGTCGGCGACCCGCCGCACGAACCGGCCGGCTGGTACTCGGTCTATGACGCCGACGCCTCGACCATCGCCATCATCTCCGGCCACGCCAAGAGGATCGCGGAGCTCACGAAGTAG
- a CDS encoding M20 family metallopeptidase, with protein sequence MDINARIAKAVEERRSDILDLSRRIHADPELAFEEVRTSRLLRSLLKAEGFDLSPASEALPTSFRAVRSLSADGPRVTFTAEMDALPGLGHACGHNIIGTAGAYAAVVLKSAFADGLAGTIEVVATPAEERGSGKVRLIQDGVFARSDVVLQIHPHMLDTVICQALARRTLVVEFFGKKAHAAAAPREGRNALDALVAFYYAAALPRTKFAPGTLFHGIIESGGDVPNIIPDYARGRFSLRADTMSGLGRLVSEARGLAEKAAAEAGCRVKVGEPGPGVTTFRRNRALEDVFSELFVERGRPDPARLRESYGSTDLANVSWVAPTIEPMIKASDFPIHTEGFARDAVGPGGEKALLDGVYFLAAAAARILTEPGLLERVRADFRAGAGDAPEGIA encoded by the coding sequence ATGGACATCAACGCCCGGATCGCCAAGGCCGTCGAGGAACGCCGTTCCGATATCCTCGACCTGAGCCGCCGCATCCACGCCGATCCCGAGCTCGCCTTCGAGGAAGTGCGGACGTCGCGCCTGCTCCGGTCCCTGCTCAAGGCCGAGGGATTCGACCTGTCCCCCGCCTCGGAGGCCCTGCCGACCTCGTTCCGGGCCGTTCGCTCCCTGTCCGCGGACGGTCCCCGGGTGACCTTCACCGCCGAGATGGACGCCCTCCCCGGCCTGGGCCATGCCTGCGGCCACAACATCATCGGCACGGCCGGGGCCTACGCCGCCGTCGTCCTGAAATCCGCTTTCGCGGACGGCCTTGCCGGCACGATCGAGGTCGTCGCCACCCCGGCCGAGGAGCGCGGCAGCGGCAAGGTCCGCCTGATCCAGGACGGGGTCTTCGCCCGCTCCGATGTCGTCCTCCAGATCCATCCCCACATGCTGGACACGGTCATCTGCCAGGCCCTGGCCCGGCGCACCCTGGTCGTCGAGTTCTTCGGCAAGAAGGCCCACGCCGCCGCCGCGCCCCGGGAGGGCCGGAACGCGCTCGACGCCCTGGTCGCCTTCTACTACGCGGCCGCCCTGCCCCGGACGAAATTCGCGCCGGGAACGCTCTTCCACGGCATCATCGAATCGGGCGGCGACGTGCCGAACATCATCCCCGACTACGCCCGCGGCCGGTTCTCCCTGCGGGCCGACACCATGTCCGGGCTCGGGCGCCTGGTCTCCGAGGCCAGGGGCCTGGCCGAAAAGGCCGCCGCCGAGGCCGGCTGCCGGGTCAAAGTCGGCGAGCCCGGGCCGGGCGTCACGACCTTCCGCCGCAACCGCGCCCTCGAGGACGTCTTTTCGGAGCTCTTCGTCGAGCGCGGCCGCCCCGATCCGGCCAGGCTCCGGGAGTCCTACGGCTCGACCGACCTGGCCAACGTCTCCTGGGTAGCGCCGACCATCGAGCCGATGATCAAGGCCAGCGACTTCCCCATCCACACCGAGGGCTTCGCCCGGGACGCCGTCGGTCCCGGCGGCGAGAAAGCCCTCCTCGACGGCGTCTATTTCCTGGCCGCCGCGGCCGCCCGCATCCTGACCGAGCCGGGCCTCCTGGAGCGCGTCCGGGCGGATTTCCGGGCCGGGGCCGGGGACGCGCCGGAAGGGATCGCCTGA
- a CDS encoding CapA family protein, with protein MVRLLVAADWAPIRAFEPIVSKDPLAVYGDMLPVLRRADLRVVNCECALTAAGEPVWKSGAVFKGLPAHAAGLAAVPFEAACLANNHVFDYGLSGFKETLRVLQRSGIRTVGAGLTREEAEAPLRLTAGRARITIVNFGEGEDLTASTGGPGACGWEIERLAGEVRRAKKRGDFVLAVGHAGLEYIPFPPPYVAAAFRALADAGADCVVGHHPHVPQGLETRRGRLIAYSLGNFAFFQPPELHYRRTGFCLSLDIRAGRLAGYEIHPYGITAQGLRRLGKGEENRFREALRRVSAPLASARGVAEAWRAYLAYYGPEGFKKEVRGILEEMEREPRKGAAMFRNRITTLQHAELWRDALTRFMSGDPAPARPALTRLIGEWLTKPLAPAAR; from the coding sequence ATGGTCAGGCTCCTCGTCGCCGCCGACTGGGCCCCGATCCGGGCCTTCGAGCCGATCGTGTCGAAGGACCCCCTGGCCGTCTATGGGGACATGCTGCCGGTCCTCCGCCGGGCCGATCTCCGCGTCGTCAACTGCGAGTGCGCCCTGACCGCGGCCGGCGAGCCGGTCTGGAAGAGCGGCGCGGTCTTCAAGGGCCTGCCGGCCCACGCCGCCGGACTGGCCGCCGTCCCGTTCGAGGCGGCCTGCCTGGCCAACAACCACGTCTTCGACTACGGATTGAGCGGCTTCAAGGAGACGCTCCGGGTCCTCCAGCGGAGCGGCATCCGCACGGTCGGGGCCGGGCTGACGCGCGAGGAGGCCGAGGCCCCGCTGCGGCTGACGGCCGGCCGGGCCCGGATCACGATAGTCAATTTCGGCGAAGGCGAGGACCTGACGGCCTCGACGGGCGGCCCCGGCGCCTGCGGCTGGGAGATCGAGCGGCTGGCCGGCGAGGTCCGCAGGGCCAAGAAGCGGGGCGATTTCGTCCTGGCCGTCGGGCACGCCGGCCTCGAATACATACCCTTCCCGCCGCCGTACGTGGCCGCGGCCTTCCGGGCCCTTGCGGATGCCGGGGCCGACTGCGTTGTCGGCCATCACCCCCACGTTCCCCAGGGATTGGAGACGCGCCGCGGCCGGCTCATCGCCTACAGCCTGGGCAATTTCGCCTTTTTCCAGCCGCCCGAGCTCCATTACCGCCGGACCGGGTTTTGCCTTTCACTCGATATCCGGGCGGGCCGTCTGGCCGGCTACGAGATCCATCCCTATGGCATCACCGCGCAGGGGCTTCGCCGTCTCGGCAAGGGAGAGGAGAATAGGTTCAGGGAGGCGCTCCGCCGCGTCTCCGCTCCTCTCGCCTCGGCGCGCGGCGTCGCCGAAGCCTGGCGAGCCTATCTCGCCTATTACGGGCCGGAGGGATTCAAGAAAGAGGTCCGGGGCATCCTCGAGGAGATGGAGAGGGAGCCGCGCAAGGGCGCGGCCATGTTCCGGAACCGCATCACCACCCTGCAGCACGCGGAGCTGTGGCGGGACGCCCTGACCCGCTTCATGTCCGGAGATCCGGCCCCCGCCCGTCCGGCCTTGACGCGCCTCATCGGCGAGTGGCTGACGAAACCCCTGGCGCCCGCGGCGCGCTGA
- a CDS encoding CHAT domain-containing tetratricopeptide repeat protein — protein sequence MNNVAGMYSSLGDYVKAKDYLLAAFSLLPEGSTRAFDSSVLLNLGTLFYGLGKRLQSDDFLQRALDCFGSFLELKSVPGGGPLRLDALAGMAAVYIDQGRADEARRILAPALGEAIKTNAPSLTAGKIHALSGSLSLRTGNVPEARTHFEETGSISERTGSPLLKADAAFGLGRCAEALGDYGQAIENYEHALEIVGEGFSGIVSDIQRAEFIGTTLKPFQALIGLYLKLSRTENSDIYDREMFRLSEYLRARSFREFRDRLSRNPPPPAGAPEGPDEAALNRERTGLLKSLSQGGLGGDKRERIRARLIQLDDLLDAGILDRYGPADPTIRSPKPMSLDVLQGRVLDDRTAVLEYLLGESASVLFCVTRHSLRLIELPPARGIRNALTGYLAFLEDPSMPVGKGLPAAKRLYRTLLEPAEPFLPARVDRLIVIPDGMLFRLPFEALALPAAEAAKPVYVNDRFTVSYAPSASSLELPGTAQEVQYAKSALAFGVSKYPRPNRLSAQAAPLSPSAILDDIYGRRGFEIGSLPHVGEEIADLARRLGPGKIDAYEGPQATEKALKGLDLKAYRLIHLACHAFSDDNNPLRSALLLAPGDGDEEDGYLQVSEMYNLGTNADLVVLSACQTGRGTIVMNEGNLGLPRVFFYMGARSVLSTLWPVYDNAGAAFMKSFYDAYFGGQGEAEAVRAAKKAMREKGFSHPFFWAPYVLTGGF from the coding sequence TTGAACAACGTCGCCGGGATGTACAGCTCCCTGGGGGACTATGTCAAGGCGAAAGACTATCTTCTGGCCGCTTTTTCGCTCCTGCCAGAAGGCTCGACGAGGGCTTTCGATTCTTCGGTGCTCCTCAATCTTGGCACCCTGTTCTACGGCCTGGGGAAGCGTCTGCAGTCCGATGACTTCCTGCAGAGGGCCCTGGACTGCTTCGGTTCCTTCCTCGAACTCAAGAGCGTGCCGGGGGGCGGGCCTCTCCGCCTGGACGCGCTGGCCGGAATGGCGGCCGTTTATATCGACCAGGGCCGCGCAGATGAGGCGCGGAGGATCCTCGCGCCCGCCCTCGGGGAGGCCATAAAAACGAACGCCCCGTCCCTCACCGCCGGCAAGATCCATGCCCTGTCGGGGAGCTTGTCGCTGCGGACCGGAAACGTCCCCGAAGCCAGGACGCATTTCGAGGAGACTGGTTCCATATCCGAACGGACCGGAAGCCCTCTCCTGAAGGCGGACGCCGCTTTCGGCCTGGGCCGCTGCGCCGAAGCGCTCGGGGACTACGGCCAGGCCATCGAGAACTACGAGCATGCCCTTGAGATCGTCGGCGAAGGGTTCTCCGGCATCGTCAGCGATATCCAGCGGGCCGAATTCATCGGGACGACCCTCAAGCCCTTTCAGGCCCTGATCGGCCTCTATCTCAAGCTGTCCAGGACGGAGAACAGCGACATCTATGACCGCGAGATGTTCCGCCTGTCCGAGTATCTGAGGGCCAGGTCCTTCCGGGAGTTCCGGGACAGGCTGTCCAGGAATCCGCCGCCCCCTGCGGGAGCGCCGGAGGGACCAGACGAGGCGGCGCTCAACCGGGAACGGACCGGGCTGCTGAAGTCGCTGTCTCAGGGAGGCCTCGGCGGGGATAAGCGGGAGCGGATCAGGGCCAGGCTGATCCAGCTCGACGACCTGCTGGACGCCGGGATCCTCGACAGATACGGCCCGGCCGACCCGACCATCAGGTCTCCCAAGCCCATGTCCCTCGATGTCCTTCAGGGCCGGGTCCTGGACGACCGCACGGCCGTCCTCGAGTACCTCCTGGGGGAGTCGGCGTCGGTCCTTTTCTGCGTCACCAGGCATTCCCTGCGCCTCATCGAGCTGCCTCCGGCCCGCGGCATCAGGAACGCCCTGACGGGTTATCTGGCCTTCCTCGAGGACCCGTCGATGCCCGTGGGGAAGGGGCTCCCCGCGGCCAAGCGGCTTTACAGAACCCTGCTTGAGCCCGCGGAGCCGTTCCTGCCGGCCCGGGTGGACCGGCTGATCGTTATCCCAGACGGGATGCTCTTCCGGCTGCCGTTCGAGGCCCTGGCCCTGCCGGCGGCGGAGGCGGCGAAACCGGTCTATGTCAACGACCGCTTCACCGTCTCCTACGCGCCCTCCGCCTCGTCGCTGGAGCTTCCCGGGACGGCTCAGGAAGTCCAATACGCCAAGAGCGCGCTCGCGTTCGGCGTTTCGAAGTACCCGCGTCCGAACCGCCTCAGCGCGCAGGCGGCGCCTCTCTCGCCGAGCGCCATCCTCGACGACATCTACGGCCGGCGGGGCTTCGAGATCGGCTCCCTGCCCCACGTCGGGGAGGAGATCGCCGACCTGGCCCGGAGGCTCGGCCCGGGCAAGATCGACGCCTACGAGGGACCGCAGGCGACGGAGAAGGCGCTGAAGGGGCTCGATCTCAAGGCCTACCGGCTCATCCACCTGGCCTGCCATGCCTTCTCCGACGACAATAACCCCTTGAGGTCGGCGCTCCTGCTGGCGCCCGGGGACGGCGACGAGGAGGACGGCTATCTCCAGGTCTCCGAGATGTACAACCTGGGGACCAACGCGGACCTGGTCGTACTGTCCGCCTGCCAGACGGGGAGGGGCACGATCGTCATGAACGAGGGCAACCTCGGCCTGCCGCGGGTTTTCTTCTATATGGGCGCCCGGTCGGTCCTGTCGACGCTATGGCCGGTCTACGACAACGCCGGGGCCGCCTTCATGAAGAGCTTCTACGACGCCTATTTCGGCGGCCAGGGCGAGGCCGAGGCCGTTCGGGCCGCGAAGAAGGCGATGCGGGAGAAGGGATTCTCGCATCCCTTTTTTTGGGCGCCCTACGTGCTGACGGGCGGGTTCTAG
- a CDS encoding DMT family protein codes for MATVALLTISNVFMTFAWYGHLKYKNIALWKVVLVSWSIALLEYCFQVPANRIGHRHFSAAQLKTIQEVITLLVFAGFSVFYLKEDLKWNYIVGFGFILAAVFFVFHKW; via the coding sequence ATGGCCACAGTCGCCCTGCTCACCATCTCCAACGTCTTCATGACCTTTGCCTGGTACGGGCATCTCAAGTACAAGAACATCGCTCTCTGGAAGGTCGTTCTCGTCTCCTGGTCGATCGCCCTCCTGGAATACTGCTTCCAGGTCCCCGCGAACCGCATCGGCCATCGGCATTTTTCGGCGGCCCAGCTCAAGACGATCCAGGAAGTCATCACCCTGCTCGTCTTCGCCGGCTTCTCGGTCTTCTACCTCAAGGAGGACCTGAAGTGGAACTACATCGTCGGCTTCGGGTTCATCCTGGCCGCCGTCTTCTTCGTCTTCCACAAATGGTAA